In Rhodothermales bacterium, a genomic segment contains:
- a CDS encoding DUF2007 domain-containing protein, whose product MPKKPKTVDGWISVFATGTDYEASLVKDRLVDAGITAVIHSRRDHAYSLNVGAMSDIHVIVQPEHRAAAEELLRSSRISDADLEAAAMAADPILGEDPA is encoded by the coding sequence CGAAGACCGTTGACGGGTGGATTTCCGTGTTCGCCACGGGAACGGATTATGAAGCGTCCCTGGTCAAGGACCGGCTTGTGGATGCGGGTATTACGGCCGTCATCCATTCGCGCCGCGATCACGCCTACAGCCTGAACGTGGGGGCCATGTCGGACATTCACGTCATCGTGCAACCCGAGCACCGGGCCGCGGCGGAAGAGCTGCTCCGATCCTCGCGGATATCGGACGCCGACCTGGAGGCGGCGGCCATGGCCGCCGACCCCATCCTCGGGGAGGACCCTGCGTGA